The stretch of DNA TCCATTTCTTACATGCTGCCTTTCCACTTGCCTCCCTCATctaacaataacaaattcaACATCCACCAATGCTTAAACTAATCATTCACGAAGCGTGCATAGATCTCAAGTTAGTTATACGAGTAGCTATAGCGAAACGGTCGAGAAGAAGCAAGTGTAAGTACCACCAGAAATCGAACTCGACCACAAACTCGTTTGTTGGGGCCTCTACAGTGCGTTTTGCATGCTAAAATGCGGTTAAAAGTGTGTGGAAACATTAATGGTTATGCAATTATTTCgataaaagtaaataaaaactcaaacacattttgtaattgaagATTCAGCTTGAAAGCAACATGAAATGAATTTATCTCTGGCTGTAATCGCCGATACATAAACTCCATTATCCATGGATCGTTTTACTATTATTCACATGTATCGATTGTAAAACGCACTGAAGGCATCCAACAAGCTTGCCAAATCCCCCGCACTACACCATTAATCCGCAATCcatacacaataatatttggCTGTTGTCacacctgctcctgctttcAGGTGCGGGGAGCGCTGGCTGGGGGCCTTGAACATTACGGTGGAATGGCTACGCCGGTGGCTGGGCTCGTGGCCGTGCGGCCACAAATGCTGCCTGTAAGTTGGCCCATGTAATGTGCAAGTCCCTCGGCTATACGTTCGTCTCGACTGTGTCGTCCTCTAGGTGGGAAGAAGGCATTGTTAGTGCACTTGTTTGACttttttcccccctctcttcccgacagccgcctgaacagtggcagcaacagcggagGCCTGGGCGCCCCTTGGCGCCACAGCATGTCCCGGGACCTGGGCAGCGACATGGAATCGATGTTCTCGCGCACCGGCGCCACGTTGCCAAGAGGTGAATATCACAGATTAAAGAGTAAATACCTAGATCAGTAGTGGAGACAGTCGAAACAGGAAAagtaaaccgaaaaaaaaaacagaaaacaaacaaaacaaaagcgaaagctgaaagctgaaTGTTGAATTCTGATTCAGAAGCTGGCTGTCCAGACATCAGACAAGTCTATAGAAATGTTCTGCAGATTATGCTACGTAAATAAGagtttatttcaatttcaatctACCTATGCCTAcatctatatctatatctacatttacatattcGTATGCCTATACCTACATATTTCTAGTAGTTTTTTGATgtttgctaaaaaaaaaaaaaaacccaaaaaaaaaaaaaaaacaaaacaaattgaatacaGATGAAGTGAAAAATTACCTTATCTCTAAATAGTCTAAACCGTAAATCGTAAATCGTAAAACCGTATAGTAAAGTCATATAATGTGCAGCCTGAAACCCCCTCAAAACAaaccagaaaacaaaaaccaacagcaacagcaaaagcaatgaaacacacaaaaccaacaaacaacacaataattattaattaagtGTCTACTGTAATTATCAAGTGAAAATGCCAATTAATACTTAAACAATGACAAAACGTTAATTCTGTTGAAAATGATATGATTATATATTACACatacattaaatatattttttttagtttctgttttgtgtgcgcGCACAGTTTTTAATAGCATAATTCCACCATCTCTATATTCTACTATATTCACtctatatctatctatatatctaTCGCTCTATCTATCAAGTGAATTCTATATCAATCTGCTGTCTGTCCTAGAGCACAAGTCTTTTGTTATTAACCCTTAATGCCGCTGATGCTTTTCGAACGATTGGTTTCTGTGTAGCCCACAATTACATACTCGTAGTCGTATTTATTGCTCAACAAGAACCAAACGCCCCCCAAGACGTGCCCCCCTAATCGTTCTCTTCTCCTAACTTATGCACCACTTATTATTTGCTCCCCCTTCCCATCTTTTATGATTTGCCTTTCAAtgattattatgattatgtaCAGCTCTCTCATgcaatgatgatgaaaatgaagctacaaacaaaacatttcaaagaaaaagaaaacaaaaacaaaagaaacaaatttgttAAGTCAATAATGTGAAATGAAATCGTATTCAAAGTTCTGTATACCTGttagctacatacatacatggaATATATTATTGATATGCTCAAGGATATAAACTCGTTATCCTCTGTAGAGAAATGTACGACCCCCCAAACCCCATCAGACCCAAATGTTATAAATGTTATTCGAAAAAAGGAAATTGTaaatggatgatgatgatgttgattcAAGGAAATTGTACTTAATCTTAACGACCATCAAATAAACtaaagcaaatgaaacaaaacacCTAATAAATTTACTACATTTTGCAGTGAGAACCATCTAGATGACAATAAAGATTGCAACTTGCTTGCAAccgacaaaacaaaaaccaataacAAAGTCTAAtgaaataatacaacaaaaatatattgtttttttcgttgttatttgatttgtgtggTTGTGGACCACTGAGATTTTGTTTTCGCAACCAAAAGagttttctttaaaaataaatacactcTCGTATATTTCCTTTGGTAAATTGATTGTTGTacagttttttttcttatgCAAATGGCCCCGCTaccttaaatttgttttagtttttaccagttatatatactcgtatactCGTACTCCAATTCCTATCATACACCCACtccaaacaaacaagaaaccaacaacaacaagcaaaatagaaacaataaacatttcttATGCGCtaacaacccaaaaaaacacacccacacaacaacaacaacaaaataataatcaaaacGAATATCCAAGTTTCAAGTTGAGTTTCCCAGTTCTCTTCtttttaatatgttttttaTTAGTTACAAACAAgattaaaccaaaaataaagaaaccgaaattaaaccaaaccaaatttGTGTTGtacaagaaattaatttgtttaatacCACTAagctcacacgcacacacacacccatacgcatatgccaaacaacaacaactacaactacatgcgcaccaaaagccaccaaaacCACTCAAAAAGCTTCTCAATGTAGTCTACTATGTCCACCGCTGTTAAAAACCGCCAACAAGCCAAAGCTACtaggcaaaaaataaattagaaaaaacaaaacaaacaaaaaaccaaccaaccaaacacTAACTTGGCTCTAAAAACAATCTGTGttaaaacgaaaaccaaaaacaaatttctgaGTTCTGGGCTTTTTTTTCCAAATGTAAAtagtaattataattgatgTGAAACAGAGCGCCATGAAACGAtctttaaaatacaaaaaagacaaaaaaattaataataattgttgtaataaaattggcaaatgcaaaagcaaatgcaaaatgcaaatgtcgaTGAAAAAATGTCCAAAACTTTGAATACGATAATACTGTACAGAAGTGAAAATATCTCAGCTACTAATCGAACTTGTTTCGTTCATCATCATTACGTAGAACCAGCCCTAACCCATGAAACCCAAGCCACAAAACTCCCCAGTCTCATGATCAATCCATCAAACCGCAAGCCTTAGCCCGTAGTCGATACAGAACGTAACCGTAGAACCGTAgttctgtatctgtaactgtatctGCTGTATCTGTTAGTGCGCCGCATAAAACTTTCGAATGATTTTGAGtgataattttattattggccgtttaacacacacaatttcgtACTTACTTTCGTTTGCAGTTGGTTTAACTACTTTAACTACTACCACGCCCACAAAGCATGTTATAACCATTAACCAGAGTCCGTTCAGTACCGCCACTgtcaccgccaccgccacagccactgcctctgccaccaAAACGCATCCCGCCATAATTGCTACGACCAAgacagttgccgttgccttggCCGGCAGCGGGCCCAGCACTCCGTCGAAGCTAACCataaccaccaccacctccagcAACAAACTgcggcagcagccggcagcagcaaatcagAAAAGCAGCCACTACCATCCAGGCCAACATCCAAGCAACACCAAAAACCCAGCGGGCAAAAGCCatcagtagcagcagcagcagcaccagcaccaccaacaccacaccACTGGCAACAGTGCCAGGCACCATCAACAGCAGTCCCATCAGCACgaacaacaccaccaccaccacagcagccacaagaaGCCCCAAGAAGCCATAAAGCTATGGCAGCTATggcagctctgctctgccaatTGTCGGCTGTTAATGTGGGGGTGGACGCAGTGGATGCgagtgttggtgttgttgcaaGTTGTTGGTGCAGTCTGTGAATGGGAGGGGTGCTGCGTGGGTGCAGCTGTAAAGTGGGTGTGTTCTGGTggcaaaaatttaaatgcaactcTTTTATGTTTCCCAATTCGATTTAcacatttgtttattgtttaacaaaattgtttgtatttcattttggAGCCTACGGCAACGGAAACTACAAGCAGTTgaggaaaaacttttaattaaaaccgaAAGCAGAcaattgtatattttctggAACAATTTGCTCTTGTCACCTTCCACAATATGGAAAGCGAAactttgtgattttttttcatctttaactattgtataattttaaatgttagAGCATTATTTATGCACTGCTCCAGGGAGCAGCGACACCTTCCAGTCATCTACTCAACCCAACTGAATCCAACTCAAGAAACGCATTCCTCTGGGGCCAGAGCTTCAAGCCTACCAATAAGACATTAaactaaaacaattaaatattaaaaaacttaaaaaactaaacaccTAAACACTTACACACCCAGACAACACatgaaactatttttatagacactgaaataaaatatgaaattgaaattgttgagCATTTGTTTATTGGCCAGCTTCTGCCCGTTTGTGTCCTGCACGTGTCCTAATCCCCGTTGTAATTCGTTGATATTCGTTAACTCTGTTGGATAATATGATAATCCGCCTGCCAGTTTGTTTGTTCAGTTCAGTGTTTCGAATCTACTCGTAGTCCGGCGAGAAGGAGTTCTTTTGGTTGCCAAAACAAGACACAAAACGTTTACAGATTACTTGAGCCCTGCAACCGCTGGAGCAGTCAGTCGATGGATGCGCTGTAAGTAGATCCCACTAACACTCGATATCCAGCAGCCGACAAGTAAGTGAACCACTAATCGAAGCCACTAAGTCGTTCTCTCAGTCTGCCTGTACTCTCAAGTGCCATCGATGTTCATCTGTGTCCTTTCCACTCTTTCAATCTCCCCACAGGTCACCACCAGGGCAAAGGCAGCTCCAGCAGGCCCAGCTCGACGCCGGCGAACGTGGAGAAGGTAGCaccaacatcagcaacagcagcagcagcagcagcagcaggtggcacCTCTGAGGAACCTCTGGACCTGGCCGACCTGGATCTCTCGCGTCTGCGGCTCAGCAAGAAGGATCTCGAAACTCTGTCCAGCATTACGCCAGGTCTGCCCAAGTGCTttcaggagcagctgctggccaagctgcCGCCCACCCAGGCCCGCAAACTGTCCCGCACCCTGAGTGTGCAGACAAGTGCTCCCAGCAGCGGCGTCACCCAAAAGCCCTACAAGCGCAGCCAGAGCGGTGGCCGCGGCTACTTGCCGGATCAGCCAGAGGAGGACTTCAAGGCCAAACCCCTCACAGATGCACCCAAAACAACGGCGGCCAGTACGGCCATCTATCGACGCAGCCTCAGCAGAAGCCAGGCTCTGGcccagacgcagacacagtcCAATCAGGAGGGGGCACAGCCTGCAACTGTGTCGACTACGACCAGCAagagtcgcagcagcagtgtgTGTCGGGACGACTACGGCAAGTCCtcgctctgcagcagcagctacaccAGCGACATCAGTGACAAGTACAAGTACTACTCGCCCTACTTGAGCAAGTCCAGCAAtggaacgacgacgacgacgacgacgacgaaggaGGTGCCGGAAAAGCGTTATAGCGCTGGCCTGGGGCGTCCGCCAAGTGGCTGCATGTCGCCACCGCCGAACGGAGCACTGCCGACGAGCGTGCCAGTGGCCGAGGGCAGCAGTTCCCTGCGCGGACGCTCCTCGCAGCGCCGAATCTCACGTTTTCTGCGGCCCGACTTCTTCGACGATCCGCGCGACCGTGAGACCCAGAACGTGTTGCGGGAGATACGCGAGAAATCCAGCGACCGCATGGAGCAGGCGGATCAGCGTCGACGCAAGCACAGTCTGCCCAACGTGGAGCAAGCCGATCAGCAGCCCACACTGGAGCCAGGGCCAGTCCGGTCATCGATGCGTCACACCCGCAACAAGAGCGTGGAACTCTTCCCAGATGGCGAGGCGACACCCCAACAGACAGGACAGACAGCACCGGAAGCTTCAGGCAAGCGCTCGGGACTTCGGCAACGAAGTGTGTCGAGGCCACGCGAACTGGAAACCGACCTGGACAAGCATGAGCTAGCGGACAAGATTCTGCAAGAGTTGCAGCTGCTTTCCGCCGTGCGCACCCAGCACGAGCAGGGAAAGATTCCCGATGTGGAGACGGACAAGACAGAGGAGACCTCAACCATTCGTAAGGTGAAGAAGGTGAAGCCCAAGGAAGCCGCCTCGAATGATGCGGAAGCCAGCAAACTCTCAACCACTACTACAACGACCACGACGACGCTGGTGCGCAAAGTCAAGAAGGTTTCCAGGAAGACAGACGAGCCAAAGACGCCCAGCACGGAGACAGCTGCCACAGAGATCCCCGTGCCTGCCTCCACGCCCAAGGAGACCAGGCTGAAGCGTCCCAAGTCCTACCCCATGAAGGACCTTGGTCTGAGCCTCAAATCCCCAACGGAGCTGCCCGAACCCTCTTCATCTGCCTCGGCCATGCCCAGCAAACTTCCCAGCAAGCTGCCGTCAGCTGCGGGCAATGAGTCCCAGACTGGAGAGAGTGCGCCACGGGAGAGCCGCCTGATGCGTCCCAAGAGCTATCCGGCCACCAAGCTGGCCACGCCCAAGGAGCTGCGAAAGGTTACACGCAGTGGCGCGGCCATTCCCACCATTTCTGAGGCGAGTCCAGCTGTCACGGCAGCTCCCTCGGCCACTGGCACGCCCGTCAGCTCCAAGTCCACGTCGGAAGAGAAATCACTTTCGGCCACGCCCACCGGCACCATGAGTAACGTGACCGATACGAAGGACACGGCCTCCTCCTCAAGCGACTCGCGACCCACGACCATCAAGAAGATCATCAAAGTGTCGAAGAAATCCAAGCTGGTGCCACCAACGCCAGTGACGCCAACCACAACGCCCTcagccacaacaaccacaaataCGACGGCCACAACCACACCTGCAGACAGCTCCAAGGAGTCGAGTCCGGTAATCAAAACGAAGGAGAAGTCGCCAGAGAAGAAGTCCAGCAAGGGACTGCTCTACGCACTGGGCCAGAAGTTCGAAAAGCTGCGAGACTCGGCCATGAGCAAGGACAGAAAGACGGCCACATCCGGTGGGGCCACAACCTTGGCATGCACCCAGAAGCAGGGCTCGCCCGAGGAGCGCAGCTCCCCCGAGAAGGCCACGGTGCTGCGTAAGAAGAAATCGCTGGAGCCAGAAAAATCCATTGAGCTGCCGGCGGAGGACAAGCGAGTGGACAAACGGTCCCGCTTCGACAGCATGCTACGGTCGCTGCGGGAACGTTCTGTGCCCCGCTCCCAGTCCAGCTCCAGGGCGAGTCCCAAGCGAGCGGCCAGCGTGGAAGAGCTGCATGCAGGAGACACGGATGCAGGCACCGGGAAGCAGAGTGGAGCTGTCAACAAGATGTTTGGTGGACTGCTGCGTCGCTTCGATCGGGAGAGCAGCGAACAGCGGCGTGTGCGGAGCACTCGATCCACCAGCAACATTGAGCGTCAGGTGCGCGAGGAGCAGGATGCCCTGCTGCCGACATCGCCCATCTATCAGAATGTGGTGAAGGCCAAGCCCACCGTCCTGCCGCCGGGCGCCAGCGAGgagaactgcaactgcgagACGGCATGTCCGGACTGCAGACAGAACCAGGGACAGGCCAATAGCCTGAAGcccaacagcaccagcagcagcagcggcgccacGCCAAGCATCAAGGAGAAGCGCAAAGGTCTGATGTTGGACCTGGCCAGTGCGCAGGGAGCCAGTGGGGGGGCGGCGAGTGCCGTGACTacagccacaaccaccacaaGTGGCAGCAGTTATCGCGGATCCAAGACCAATCCGGCGCTGATCAATGGCAACGGGGGAATGGGACTGTACTCGAATCTGCCACCGTATCCGGGTGCCGTGAAGAGCGCCTCCTCGAACAACAGCTCCAGCCAGCAGTCCGTGGAGAatgccaccaacaacaactccacgaacaccaacaacaactgcagctcGCAGACGTCGGGCTATCGCACATCGTCGGCGCATGAGATCAATCGGAACAATCCCCTGCTGACGCCCTCCTTCGAGAACATTGCCAACTACTCATCGGACTCGCGCAGCTACCAGGATGACtgcgcctccacctccacgtTCCTGTCGCCCACCGAGGAGCCGGAGCTGTACTTTGACAACTGGTCGATCTGCTCCGAGGACAACTTCATGCTCCACGCGACGCCCTCGCCCACAGTCTCCCGCCTGTCGCGGGCCTCGCTCTCGTCGCCCACGCGCTGCTCGGAGAGCTCCGATCCCAACGAGAGCGTCATCGATCGCATCAAGCGACGGAGCTTCTACAGCCGCTTCAACGAGCAGAAGAAGCCGCgtcgcaccagcagcatcgtGGGTCCGTCGGCGGTGCGGGACTACTACAGGGAACAGCAGGCGGCGGTGAAGGCTCGCTCCAGCCACAAGTTGCATGTGGCGGAGGTGGAGCCGCGTGCCCACTCCCCTGACATTGCCCAGCAGTTCTTTAGGCCGCTGAAGCTGAGCCCCGTGGGCACGGAGCTGAAGCCACCCATGTACCGCTCGCCCCTGGACTACTCCACCTCCTCGTCGGGTGGGGCGACAAGCAAGCCCCGCAAGAGCCTCAACGACATACGCAACACCTCGCCCTCGTTCCTCAGCAAGCGGTACGAGGTGCACGACTACAGCTCGGTGCCCATGCGATACAAAAGCTCCTCCAGTTCGAGTCCCAGCAACGGAGCCATCGCCAGTGGCTACTACAACACCTACAATCCCAAGCGGCGCTCCTCCTACACCCTG from Drosophila subobscura isolate 14011-0131.10 chromosome O, UCBerk_Dsub_1.0, whole genome shotgun sequence encodes:
- the LOC117898317 gene encoding serine-rich adhesin for platelets isoform X5, translating into MVISKPETVAAPPNGAATGTSAAAAAADLDAGSNSLAHPSGIPQDQIDNIMSGISNTGDVRMNNHRKKLRQRFDIIKKLGQGTYGKVQLGINKETGQEVAIKTIKKCKIEAEADLVRIRREVQIMSSVQHPNIIHIYEVFENREKMVLVMEFAAGGELYDYLSERKVLNEEEARRIFRQVATAVYYCHKHKICHRDLKLENILLDEKGNAKIADFGLSNVFDAGRLLGTFCGSPLYASPEIVEGTPYQGPEVDCWSLGVLLYTLVYGSMPFDGSNFKRLVKQISQGDYYEPRKPSRASTLIRDMLTVCPRKRATIEQICSHWWVNENDNVSCLDLAEDLANQTPVRLDVLLSLTPATITADQMVVPSAEGAAAAAKAAANERVPRSHSVGSIRDMGPPNTEAERRILDMVAAGGEAALMPSPTRTITPAQSPVQTKRKLQPTVSTENAAGTTAKKKEKPANSSFVISGAAAAAPPPPTEPMRPAPAPPTLMEAETIGHIPEEKPRMEPCFSQKDMQMVGDLCEQLMEGEASGTPTPTPTPIPTPAPVTAAPPVAVSRQPTRGKLDAVAETPEEKDATKVIKKFVNKHKTADLVNAINESATASGKVVPAPATGAVGAATSVPPFVRKCSLQDESTLNKFNAERRKSRILETAEKFQPPPPVTTGPGSQAATEKPKKLSIPGVSVGSFKKEFERKATNPPATAGPTPGELRAQEQVAAAAAAAQEAESQSLATPPASPVVAQSLEASDSKNSVTSISLDEARRSMENSIALLLQAQNESNKEVDQLCAQTETIGVSEPTPTREERERKLKNARAIIGNAIQPASPGADGQPGTPGAVKTSTASITLKSATLPRRKINAKSEVQLEIKPRIPEQAPQPAMRFSTEMQHPVADLRSAPPREGPIPYSPIKTTLPGRATSLEPKEHVITIQRPPTQHAYGRTSSNTTTRSGSLSRQSTVESESDATTTTATNMSQATVTGQGTSQPIKKSPREFIIPIAVEGGGFITPRERSIEPSESSHTTASSRSTFSRLRPSRHIGSLLSEAVFDEGSPFQKMRTTSITRDGGPGAGADEEARFTPHRLRSSRPVKKISQDNDSQSSNEEDDDDDDGFEILTAENLFSTLLQRVRNLTNRLNVNSDLTVGFPSHSSRLLTDISRQAQSHSPFWSQGVSPFASRLNSGSNSGGLGAPWRHSMSRDLGSDMESMFSRTGATLPRGHHQGKGSSSRPSSTPANVEKVAPTSATAAAAAAAGGTSEEPLDLADLDLSRLRLSKKDLETLSSITPGLPKCFQEQLLAKLPPTQARKLSRTLSVQTSAPSSGVTQKPYKRSQSGGRGYLPDQPEEDFKAKPLTDAPKTTAASTAIYRRSLSRSQALAQTQTQSNQEGAQPATVSTTTSKSRSSSVCRDDYGKSSLCSSSYTSDISDKYKYYSPYLSKSSNGTTTTTTTTKEVPEKRYSAGLGRPPSGCMSPPPNGALPTSVPVAEGSSSLRGRSSQRRISRFLRPDFFDDPRDRETQNVLREIREKSSDRMEQADQRRRKHSLPNVEQADQQPTLEPGPVRSSMRHTRNKSVELFPDGEATPQQTGQTAPEASGKRSGLRQRSVSRPRELETDLDKHELADKILQELQLLSAVRTQHEQGKIPDVETDKTEETSTIRKVKKVKPKEAASNDAEASKLSTTTTTTTTTLVRKVKKVSRKTDEPKTPSTETAATEIPVPASTPKETRLKRPKSYPMKDLGLSLKSPTELPEPSSSASAMPSKLPSKLPSAAGNESQTGESAPRESRLMRPKSYPATKLATPKELRKVTRSGAAIPTISEASPAVTAAPSATGTPVSSKSTSEEKSLSATPTGTMSNVTDTKDTASSSSDSRPTTIKKIIKVSKKSKLVPPTPVTPTTTPSATTTTNTTATTTPADSSKESSPVIKTKEKSPEKKSSKGLLYALGQKFEKLRDSAMSKDRKTATSGGATTLACTQKQGSPEERSSPEKATVLRKKKSLEPEKSIELPAEDKRVDKRSRFDSMLRSLRERSVPRSQSSSRASPKRAASVEELHAGDTDAGTGKQSGAVNKMFGGLLRRFDRESSEQRRVRSTRSTSNIERQVREEQDALLPTSPIYQNVVKAKPTVLPPGASEENCNCETACPDCRQNQGQANSLKPNSTSSSSGATPSIKEKRKGLMLDLASAQGASGGAASAVTTATTTTSGSSYRGSKTNPALINGNGGMGLYSNLPPYPGAVKSASSNNSSSQQSVENATNNNSTNTNNNCSSQTSGYRTSSAHEINRNNPLLTPSFENIANYSSDSRSYQDDCASTSTFLSPTEEPELYFDNWSICSEDNFMLHATPSPTVSRLSRASLSSPTRCSESSDPNESVIDRIKRRSFYSRFNEQKKPRRTSSIVGPSAVRDYYREQQAAVKARSSHKLHVAEVEPRAHSPDIAQQFFRPLKLSPVGTELKPPMYRSPLDYSTSSSGGATSKPRKSLNDIRNTSPSFLSKRYEVHDYSSVPMRYKSSSSSSPSNGAIASGYYNTYNPKRRSSYTLNGSLPTASSSSAAGSSHLDGYATLGRRSIRPYDHRTMSLLEPPTTSSSSAAGSSAYQRREARTPVRDYTSSISRSGSRYRTSSATRSPTNI
- the LOC117898317 gene encoding serine-rich adhesin for platelets isoform X4 translates to MVISKPETVAAPPNGAATGTSAAAAAADLDAGSNSLAHPSGIPQDQIDNIMSGISNTGDVRMNNHRKKLRQRFDIIKKLGQGTYGKVQLGINKETGQEVAIKTIKKCKIEAEADLVRIRREVQIMSSVQHPNIIHIYEVFENREKMVLVMEFAAGGELYDYLSERKVLNEEEARRIFRQVATAVYYCHKHKICHRDLKLENILLDEKGNAKIADFGLSNVFDAGRLLGTFCGSPLYASPEIVEGTPYQGPEVDCWSLGVLLYTLVYGSMPFDGSNFKRLVKQISQGDYYEPRKPSRASTLIRDMLTVCPRKRATIEQICSHWWVNENDNVSCLDLAEDLANQTPVRLDVLLSLTPATITADQMVVPSAEGAAAAAKAAANERVPRSHSVGSIRDMGPPNTEAERRILDMVAAGGEAALMPSPTRTITPAQSPVQTKRKLQPTVSTENAAGTTAKKKEKPANSSFVISGAAAAAPPPPTEPMRPAPAPPTLMEAETIGHIPEEKPRMEPCFSQKDMQMVGDLCEQLMEGEASGTPTPTPTPIPTPAPVTAAPPVAVSRQPTRGKLDAVAETPEEKDATKVIKKFVNKHKTADLVNAINESATASGKVVPAPATGAVGAATSVPPFVRKCSLQDESTLNKFNAERRKSRILETAEKFQPPPPVTTGPGSQAATEKPKKLSIPGVSVGSFKKEFERKATNPPATAGPTPGELRAQEQVAAAAAAAQEAESQSLATPPASPVVAQSLEASDSKNSVTSISLDEARRSMENSIALLLQAQNESNKEVDQLCAQTETIGVSEPTPTREERERKLKNARAIIGNAIQPASPGADGQPGTPGAVKTSTASITLKSATLPRRKINAKSEVQLEIKPRIPEQAPQPAMRFSTEMQHPVADLRSAPPREGPIPYSPIKTTLPGRATSLEPKEHVITIQRPPTQHAYGRTSSNTTTRSGSLSRQSTVESESDATTTTATNMSQATVTGQGTSQPIKKSPREFIIPIAVEGGGFITPRERSIEPSESSHTTASSRSTFSRLRPSRHIGSLLSEAVFDEGSPFQKMRTTSITRDGGPGAGADEEARFTPHRLRSSRPVKKISQDNDSQSSNEEDDDDDDGFEILTAENLFSTLLQRVRNLTNRLNVNSDLTVGFPSHSSRLLTDISRQAQSHSPFWSQGVSPFASVHRSQVSYTSSYSETVEKKQVRLNSGSNSGGLGAPWRHSMSRDLGSDMESMFSRTGATLPRGHHQGKGSSSRPSSTPANVEKVAPTSATAAAAAAAGGTSEEPLDLADLDLSRLRLSKKDLETLSSITPGLPKCFQEQLLAKLPPTQARKLSRTLSVQTSAPSSGVTQKPYKRSQSGGRGYLPDQPEEDFKAKPLTDAPKTTAASTAIYRRSLSRSQALAQTQTQSNQEGAQPATVSTTTSKSRSSSVCRDDYGKSSLCSSSYTSDISDKYKYYSPYLSKSSNGTTTTTTTTKEVPEKRYSAGLGRPPSGCMSPPPNGALPTSVPVAEGSSSLRGRSSQRRISRFLRPDFFDDPRDRETQNVLREIREKSSDRMEQADQRRRKHSLPNVEQADQQPTLEPGPVRSSMRHTRNKSVELFPDGEATPQQTGQTAPEASGKRSGLRQRSVSRPRELETDLDKHELADKILQELQLLSAVRTQHEQGKIPDVETDKTEETSTIRKVKKVKPKEAASNDAEASKLSTTTTTTTTTLVRKVKKVSRKTDEPKTPSTETAATEIPVPASTPKETRLKRPKSYPMKDLGLSLKSPTELPEPSSSASAMPSKLPSKLPSAAGNESQTGESAPRESRLMRPKSYPATKLATPKELRKVTRSGAAIPTISEASPAVTAAPSATGTPVSSKSTSEEKSLSATPTGTMSNVTDTKDTASSSSDSRPTTIKKIIKVSKKSKLVPPTPVTPTTTPSATTTTNTTATTTPADSSKESSPVIKTKEKSPEKKSSKGLLYALGQKFEKLRDSAMSKDRKTATSGGATTLACTQKQGSPEERSSPEKATVLRKKKSLEPEKSIELPAEDKRVDKRSRFDSMLRSLRERSVPRSQSSSRASPKRAASVEELHAGDTDAGTGKQSGAVNKMFGGLLRRFDRESSEQRRVRSTRSTSNIERQVREEQDALLPTSPIYQNVVKAKPTVLPPGASEENCNCETACPDCRQNQGQANSLKPNSTSSSSGATPSIKEKRKGLMLDLASAQGASGGAASAVTTATTTTSGSSYRGSKTNPALINGNGGMGLYSNLPPYPGAVKSASSNNSSSQQSVENATNNNSTNTNNNCSSQTSGYRTSSAHEINRNNPLLTPSFENIANYSSDSRSYQDDCASTSTFLSPTEEPELYFDNWSICSEDNFMLHATPSPTVSRLSRASLSSPTRCSESSDPNESVIDRIKRRSFYSRFNEQKKPRRTSSIVGPSAVRDYYREQQAAVKARSSHKLHVAEVEPRAHSPDIAQQFFRPLKLSPVGTELKPPMYRSPLDYSTSSSGGATSKPRKSLNDIRNTSPSFLSKRYEVHDYSSVPMRYKSSSSSSPSNGAIASGYYNTYNPKRRSSYTLNGSLPTASSSSAAGSSHLDGYATLGRRSIRPYDHRTMSLLEPPTTSSSSAAGSSAYQRREARTPVRDYTSSISRSGSRYRTSSATRSPTNI